GGCGCCGACGCGGTTGACCGCCTCGACCACCTGCGCCAGCGTGACCGCGGGACCGAACAGGAACATCGGCTTCTTTTCCTCGGTGACTTCGATTTCGCTGCGCGGCGTGACCACCGTCCGGCCATCCGAGAACGGCGCCGGCTGGCTGACATCGGCGCGCTCGGCGATGGTGACGGTCAGGCTGCCGTGGGACACCGCGGCCGGTGACACGCGCACGTCGCCGCCCATCACCACCGTGCCGGTGCGGGTATTGATGACCACCCGCGCCGGGGCGGCGGCCGGATCGACGCTCAGGTTCTCGATGATCGACACGAAAGCCACCCGCTGCTGCGGGTCCTGCGGCGCCTGGACTTCGATGGCGGCGGCATCGCGGCTGACTGCGGTGCCGGCCCCCAGGGTCCGGTTGATGGCGTCGGTGACGCGGTTGGCGGTGGTGAAATCGGCCCGGTTCAGTTGCAGCGTCAGCGGGCCGCCGGCCGCAAACGGGCTGACCACCTCGCGCTCGACGGTGGCGCCGCCCGGAATCAGGCCGGCGCTGGGCACGTTGACGCTGATCTTGGAGCCATCGGCACCCGACACGCCCAGGCCGCCCACCGCCACACTGCCCTGCGCCATGGCGTAGACCTGCCCGTCGGCGCCCTTGAGCGGCGTCAGCAGCAGACTGCCGCCGCGCAGGCTCTTGGCATTGCCCAGCGACGAGACGGTGATGTCGATGGTCTGGCCGGTGCGGGCGAAGGCCGGCAGGCTGGAATGCACCACCACCGCGGCGACGTTTTTGAGCTGCGGATTGACATTGGGCGGCACCACCACGCCGAACTGCGCCAGCATGTTGCGGAGGCTCTGGATGGTGAACGGCGTCTGGCTGGTCTGATCGCCGGTGCCGTCCAGGCCCACCACCAGGCCGTAGCCGATCAGCTGGTTGCTGCGCACGCCGGCAATGCCGGCCAGGTCCTTGATGCGCTCGGCGCCGGCCGGCAGGGCCAAGGCGAGCAGCATGACGGCGGCGATCAGGCGGTGCATGGCGGTCATCCTCAGAACGGGAACAGGGCGCTGGAGAAGAAGCGGGCCAGCCAGCCCATGACGTTGGCGTCGTTGATGGCGCCCTTGCCGGTGTAGGCGATGCGGGCGTCGGCCACCTGCGTGGACAGCACGGTGTTGTTCGGACGGATGTCGGCCGGGCGCACGATGCCGGAAATCTGCACGTACTCCTCGCCCTGGTTCAGCTTGAGCCACTTCTCGCCGCGGATCACCAGGTTGCCGTTGGCCAGCACCTGGGCCACCGTGACGGTGACGCTGCCGGACAGGCGGTTGCTCTGGCTGGCGTTGCCGCTGCCGGAGAACGAGCGATCGGCCTCCAGCGAGGTGCCCAGACCATTGCCGCTGTGACTGGCCAGCGGCAGGAAGCCGGGCGTGCTGAACTCGACCGGCGAGCCGAGCAGGGTCGGATTGCTGATGTCGGTGCTGTTTTTCTTGTCGGTGCCGGTCTTGGCCGCCTTGCTGGCGCTGGTTTCTTCGTCCAGCACCACGGTCAGCACGTCGCCGACACGGCGCGGCTTGACGTCCTCGAACAGGTACAGCGTCGCGCCCGGCTGGTAGGCGGCCTGATAGATGGAGCCGCTGGGCACGGCCGGGACGGGCGCGGTTGGCTCCGGGTAGCTCGCGGCATAGTGCGGGTCGGGCTTGTGCTCGAAGCCGGCGCAGCCGGCCAGCAGTGCCGTCGCCATCAGGACAAACGCGATGCGGGTCATGGTCGTCAGGCCGCTACAGGTTGTTGGTGACGAACTGCAGCATCTGATCGGCGCTCTGGATGGCCTTCGAGTTCATCTCGTAGGCGCGCTGCGTCTCGATCATGTTGACCAGCTCCTCGGCGATGTTGACGTTGGAGCTTTCCACCGAGCCCTGCATCAGCGTGCCCAGGCCGTTCAGGCCCGGCGTACCGGTCTGCGGCGCGCCGCTGGAACCGGATTCGAGCAGCAGGTTCTGGCCGATCGCCTGCAGGCCGGCCGGGTTGATGAAATTGGTCAGTTGCAGGCTGCCGACCTGCGTCGCGGCCGCCGAGCCGGGCAGCAGCACCGACACCGTGCCGTCGGAGCCGACGGTGATGCTCTGCGCGCCCTCCGGCACGGTGATGGCCGGCTGCACCTGGTAGCCGCTGGAGGTGACCAGCTGGCCGTCCTGGTTGACCTGAAAGCTGCCGTCGCGCGTGTAGGCCAGGCTGCCGTCGGGCATCAGAATCTGAAAGAAACCCTTGCCCTGCACGGCCATGTCCAGCGGATTGCCGGTGTTGGTCAGGTTGCCCTGGCTGTGCAGCTTTTCGGTCGCCACCACGCGCACGCCGGTGCCGATCGAGAAGCCGCTCGGCAGCTGCGTGTCCTGCGTGGAGCTGGCGCCGACCTGGCTGATGTTCTGGTACAGCAGGTCCTCGAACACGGCCCGCTCGCGCTTGAAGCCGGTGGTGCTCACGTTGGCGATGTTGTTGGACACCACCTCCATGCGCGTCTGCTGCGCGTCGAGGCCGGTCTTGGCGATCCACAGGGCCTGGTTCATGGCGGGGTTCCTTTTTCGGTTAACCGTTGAGTGACAGCAGGCGGCTGCTGGCCTGGTCGGCCTTCTCGGCGGCCTGCATCAGGCGCACCTGCAGCTCGTACTGGCGGCTGGTTTCGATCATCTGCACCATCGCGCCGACGGCGCTGACGTTGCTGCCTTCGAGCGCGCCGGGCGTGAGCCTGACCGCCGCATCGGCCGGCAGCGTGCCGCCGTCGGCAGGCCGCAAGGTGCCGTCGCCGCCCTTTTGCAGGCTGTCCGGCGGCGGATTCACCAGCTTGATGCGCCCGACCACCGCCTGCGCCTCGGGCCCCTGCCCGTCCGGCACCACCGACACCGTGCCGTCGCGGCCGATACTGATGCTCTGGTAGGGCGGGATCAGCAACGGCCCGCCGTCGCCGAGCACCGGCAGGCCATTGGCGGTTTCCAGCAGGCCGCCGGCACTGACCCGCAGGTTGCCGGCGCGGGTGTAGGCCTCAGTGCCGTCGGCGGCCTGCACGGCCAGCGCGCCCTGGCCGTCGATGGCCAGGTCAAGATCACGGCCGGTCGGATTCACCGCCCCGGCACTGGCATCCAGACCCACGCCGGTGACCGGCGCGTAGACGCGGCTGTCCCAGCCGTCGCCCTGCAGCAGGGCCGCCCGGCTGGCCAGCAGGTCGGCCTTGAAGCCGGTCGTGCTGGCGTTTGCCAGGTTGTTGGCGGCCACCGCCTGCGCGGTTTCAAGCCGCGCGGCAGTGGCAGACGCGATGTAGACGAGGCGGTCCATGGCTTATCAGCGCATGTTGATGAGCGACTGGGTGACCGAGTCTTCGGTCTGGATGACCTGCGCATTGGCCTGGAAATTCCGCTGCGCCATGATCAGCTTGACCAGCTCCTCGGTCAGGTTGACGTTGGAGTCCTCCAGCGCGCCGGACTGGATTACGCCCAGGCGGGCCGAGCCGCCGGTGCCGACCAGCGGAATGCCCGAGGCGAAGGTTTCCACCCAGGCGTTGTTGCCGGCCTGGCGCAGGCCCTGCGAGTTGGCGAAATTGGCCAGCGCCACCTGCCCCTGCAGGCGCGACTGGCCGTTGGTGTAGCGGGCAAACACCCGCCCGGTCTCGTCGATGCTGATGGTGGCCAGGCGGCCGGTGCTGTAGCCGTCCTGGTCGAGCGCGTTCACGCTGTAGGTGTCGCCGTACTGGGTGGTCGGCGTACCGCCGGCATAGTTGAGCGTGAGGTTCATGTCGGCGGCGCCGGCCACCGTGGTCGGCGCGTACGCAATCTGGCCAGTCGCCGGGGTGGCGATCTTGCCGTCGGTGCCAAAGGTGATGGTGCCGCCAGCGGATGGCGTCACTTCCGTGCCGTCCAGCAGCAGGTGGGTGGCGTAGGTGTTCGGCGCGGTCTTGACGAAATACAGCACGCCGTCGTGGCTGTTGCCCAGCGAGTCGTAGAAGGTCATCGAGCTCGAGTTGGTGTAGCTGCCGGCCACAGTCGGGTCGAAAGGCAGCGGAATGGTCGGCGCCGCTGCCCGCAGATTCACGCCCACCATGACCGAACTGCTCGCGTTGGGCGCGACGTCGGAGGTGTCGATCTGCAGCGGCAGCGGCGTGCCCGCCGGCAGGCCGGCCGCATCCACCTGGAAGGCCATCAGCTTCTGGCTGGCGCTGTTGGTGACGAAACCGGAGCGGTCCACACCGAAGGCGCCGGCGCGCGAGTAGACGGTGCCGCCGTCGTCGTCGAGCATGAAAAAGCCGCCGCCGGAGATCGCCAGGTCGAAGTTGTTGTTGGTCGACTTGATGTTGCCCTGGTCGAACTGCTGGTTGATGGCCGCCGTGCGCACACCGCGGCTGACCGCCAGCGAGGACACGCCCAGGTTGCTGCCGGTGAAGATGTCCGAGAACTCCGCCCGCGACTGCTTGAAGCCGTTGGTGTTCACGTTGGCGATGTTGTTGCTGGCGATGTCCAGCTGCGTGGTGGCGGCGTTAAGGCCGCTGATTGCCGTTTCGAAAGCCATGACTGTCTCCTGAATGAATGGCCCGCGGGCCGCTTACATCACCTGCTTGACGGCGCCAAGGTCGGTCAGGCCGTAGCCGTCCACGACCAGTTGCACGCCCTGCCCGTCGCTGCCCAGCAGCACGCTGTCGACACGTCCGGCGGCCAGCGTGGGCACCGACTCGCCGGTACCCGGATCGGCAAACACCCGGTACTGCCCCGGCGCGGCATTGGTGCCGTCGGGCAGGCTGCCGTCCCAGGCAAAGCGCACGATGCCGGCCGGCTGCGGACCGAGCGTGACCTGGCGCACCAGACGGCCGGCCGGGTCGTAAATGCTCAGCTTCAGGTCGGCCGCGTTGGCCGGCAGGTTGACCGCGCCGGTCAGCGGACCGCCCAACGGCAGCAGCATCGCTTCGCCATCCAGCAGCACTTCGCGGCCGACCAGCTGCGCAGCCTGCGAGGCACGGCTGGAGGTCAGGCTTTGCGACAGTCCGGCCAGCTGGTCCTTCAGGTCGCTGATGCCGGTCATCATGCTCAGCTGCGCCATCTGGGCGACCATTTCGTTGGCCTCCATCGGCTTGCTCGGGTCCTGGAATTTCAGCTGCGTGGACAACAGCGTCATGAAGTCTTCCTGGTTCAGCACCGTGCGCCGTTCCTTGGGCGGGGCCAGCGTGTCGCTGCTGCGAAGACCGGCGGCGGTCAGCGAGTCGGCGGCGTTCATGCGCCTTCTCCCAGGCGCAAGGTGCGCTGGATCAGTTCCTGCACGGTGCCGAGCGCCTGCGCCGCGCCTTCGTAGGAGCGCGAGGCCGAGATCATGTCCGCCATCTGCTCCACCGGCCGCACGTTGCTGTAGTAGACGTAGCCCTGCGCATCGGCCAGCGGGTGGCCGGGCTGGTATTCCACGCGCGGCGGCTCGTCGCTGACGGCGACGCCCCGGACCTGCACGCCGACGGTCGAGCCGTCGCGCTGCGCCTGATCCAGCACCGCCGCGAACACCGGCACGCGCGCCCGGTAGGCCGCATCCGTGCTGCCGGCGGCCTGGTCGGCATTGGCCAGGTTGCTCGCCACCGTGTTCAGGCGCACGGTCTGGGCGGCGAGCGCCGAGCCCAGCGTGCCGAACATCCGAAAGTCACTCATGGCTCATCACTCCCCGCGCAGGGCGGTCATCAGGCCGCGGATGCGGCCGTTCAGAAACGTCAGGCTGGCCAGGTACCGATTCGAGTTCTCGCCAAACGCCGCCTGCTCGGTCGCCACGTCCACCGTGTTGCCGTCCAGGGACGGCTGCAGCGGCGTGCGGTACAGCGCCTTGGTCGAGGCGCCCGCATCCAGGCTGGCCAGGTGATTGGCCTGTGTCGTCACCAGCGGCCCGGCGCCACCCTGCGCGCTGGCCAGCGCCTGCTTGAAATCGATGTCCCGCGCCTTGAAGCCGGGCGTGTCGGCATTGGCCAGATTGGCCGCCAGCAACTGCGCGCGCTCGGCGCGCAGTTGCAGCGCCGTGGCGTGAGTGCCGAATGCCTGGTCGATGAGGTTTGCCATGCCGAACTCCCGGCGGTCTGCGTCTGGGACCGGCAAAAGCACGCATCGGGCCAGAGTGCCTGAAAGCCTTTTGTTATCAGGATTTCCGAACTTTCACAGGACCCCCGGAAGCGGCTGCAAAAGCCTGTCGGCAAGGGCTTGCCGGCCCGGCGGCGACGGATTGCCGACGCCGACCGGGCTGCGGCAGACGGCCATCGCGAGGGCGTGTGTCGTGAATGCCGGCATTGATGGCATGGCAGGGGCATGGCATGGCGCGTGCTTTGCCCTTGCAAGACCCGACGCGGCCGCGCCCGCATCTGGCAGCCGCCCGTCATTCACGGAGACACAGCCATGCAGCGCCCAAACCGACCTGCAGCCACGCGCCCATTGGCGCTCGTCCTGCTGCTTTGCAGCGCCAGCGCGTCGGCTGTGCAGGCGCCGAGCACCCTGGTGGACGCCGCCCGCCGCGCGGCACTGGCGGCGGCCCGCGAGGCCGGCGTCAATAATCCGACGGCAACGGTCGCCAATCCCGATCCGCGCCTGCGCCTGGCCAACTGTCCGGCCCCCCTGGCGGCCAAGCTGACCGGCCAGACGCGGCTGCCGGGCCGGGCCGTAGTGCGGGTGGCCTGCCCGGGCGCGCCCGGATGGGCAGTGCACCTGCCGGTCAGCGTGCAGGCCAAGGCCGACGTACTGGTGGCGGCAAGGCCGCTGCCGCGCGGCCACCGCATTCAGGCGAGCGACCTGCGCCGGCAGACGCTGGAACTGGGCGCGCTCAACGGCCAGTACCTGCTCGACGAGTCCGCTGCGCTGGGCCAGGCCTTGCGCCGCGGTATCGCCAGCGGCGAGCGACTGGCGCCAGCGCTGCTGCAGGCGCCGGTGCTGGTGCGCCGGGGCGATCCTGTGATGATGCAGCTGCAAAGCGACAATTTCGTCATCCACGCCAACGGCCGGGCGATGGCCAGTGGCGGTGCCGGCGAGCGGATCGCGGTCGAGAACCTGAGCTCGAAACGCGTCGTTCACGGCACCGTGACCGGCGACGGGCGGGTCACGGTGGAATTTTGACGGCGTTGCTAAAGTTCCTGCCGGCCCCGACGATAAGCGGACATCCAACGCGTCCGCAGCGTTTCAGCCGGAGTCAAAAATGATGGAAATCGGGCCCACCTCAGCCACCGCAGACATTCACAAGGCCGATGCCGCGCCCGCCCGCCCGCTGCCCGCCGGCAGCGCGCCCGCGGCACCGCAGCCGGCCGCCGACGACAGCGTCGACCTGACCGACGGCGCCCGCCAGCTGCAGGACCTGCAGGCAGCGGTCGCCGCCACGCCGGTCGTCGACAGCGTTCGCGTGGCGGCGCTGCGCGACGCGATCGCCAACGGCAGCTACCGGGTCGACGCGCAGGCCATCGCCGATGGCCTGCTCGCGCAGGATCGCGCGGCCCTTGGATAAGCCAGTGCCGACACCCGCGGCCCCGACCGGCCACGACCTGCTGGGCACCCTGGTCGGACTGCTGGAACAGGAATACGCCGCCCTGCGCCAGGCAGACGCGGCGGCAGTGGTCAGCATCGCCGAACGCAAACGCGCGCTGACCGGCACCCTCGCCAGCCTTGGCCTGCCGGCCGGGGACGCCAGCCTGCCGGCCCCGACGGCCGAACTGGCACGGCGTTGCCACGACCTGAACCGGCGCAACGGCGAACTGCTGCACCTGCAGCAGAGCATGCTCACGCGCGCCATGCGCGTGCTGTCGGGCAACGATGCCGGCCCCACGGTATACGGCGCCCGCGGCCAGACCCAGACCCATCCGGGCGGCCGGCACATCGCCAGCGTCTGAAACCGCAGCCGCACGCCCCGCGGGGCGTTTCGAGCACGCGACCGGCTCCGGACGCCGCGTTCAGGAAGCGCTGAATTAATCCATCCTGGATTTCCCAGCGCCCGCCATCGGAAAACCTTGTGGGAGCGCAGCTTCGCTGCGCGATCATCGCCCGGCGAAGCCGGGCTCCTACAGTTTTCCGATGGCTCACAAAAGGCTCACAAAACCAGCAGCTTGCGGCCGCTGAATTTTGGCAGCGCTTCCCTGCGCTGCGGGAAGCGTTTACGTCTTGACGCTTCCTTTACCCGTTCTCGAGCGCCGCCTGCCAGGGCCGCTCGCCAGCGCCAAACGCCAGAAACGGCACGTTCAGCAGCGACTCCTTGTTGTAGCGCAGCGGCTGCAGCCGAAAATCCGTCAACTGCCCGCCGGCCTGCTCCAGCACGCACTGCGCGGCCGCCGTGTCCCACTCGCTGGTCGGCCCGTGGCGGGGATAGAAATCCGCCTCCCCGGCCGCCACCAGGCAAATCTTGAGCGAACTGCCGATGGACACGATCCGGTGCCCGGGCAGCGCATCCAGAAGCTGCGCCAGTTCCGGGCTGGCGTGCGAGCGACTGGCCACCACCCGCAGCGGTCCGCCACGGTAGGTACTCACCTGCAATGCGCGCCGCTCGCCAGTGGCCGACACGTGACAGGCCCCTGCCCCCTCGGCCGCCGCGTACACCTCGCCGCGCACCGGCACCTGCACCACACCCAGCACCGGCCGGCCGGCGTCGATCAACGCAATGTTGACCGTGAACTCGCCGTTGCGCTTCACGAACTCGCGCGTGCCGTCCAGCGGATCGACCAGCCAGTAGCACTGCCAGGCCCGGCGCTGCGTGTACGGAACGGCAACCGACTCCTCGGACAACACCGGCCACTGCGGCGTGAGCGCCTCCAGCGCCGCCACGATCACGCCGTGCGCGGCCCGGTCCGCGGCCGTCAACGGCGAGCGGTCATCCTTGTGCTCGACCGTGAACTCGCCGTCGTACACCTCCAGGATGGCGCCAGCGGCGCGATGGGCGATGTCGATCACCACCGGCAGCAGGCCGGCAAGGTCGGTGCTGGAAACCATGAAAACTCCTCGTGGGGTTGCAGCGCGAATTGTCCGCCAGAAGGCCGGCAGCGAGAATTCCGGGCGCAAGGTCGCGTCAGCCACTGTATTCACAGGTTCGGTCACGGTCCCGCCCACACCGGCCGTGCTTTCGAGCGGCGAGGTGCAGGCCACGCACACCGCCTCCCGGCCAGGCCGCTACCATGTGCCGACTCATTGGCCGCCGAGGGTTTTGCCATGCTGCTCGAAGCTTCCTGCCACTGCGGCGCGGTGCGCTTTTCGGTCGAAAGCCACGCGCCCTATCCGTACATGCACTGCTACTGCTCGATCTGTCGCAAGACGCAGGGCGGCGGCGGTTTCGCCATCAACCTGCACGCCGAGGCGGACAGCCTGAAGGTCGAGGGCCGCGAGCACGTCGGCGTGTACCGCGCCTTCATGGACCACCCGGTGCGCAGCGAGCGCAGTCCCGGCGAGCGGCATTTCTGCCGCGAGTGCGCCAGCGCGCTGTGGGTGTGGGATCCGCGCTGGCCGGAGCTGCTGCACCCGTTCGCCTCGTGCATCGACACGCCGCTGCCGGCGCCGCCGGAGCGTTGCCACATCATGCTGGACAGCAAGCCGGCCTGGGTGCCGGTGCCGGCCGAAACCGCGGCCGACCGGCACTTTCCGGACTATCCGGACGAGGCACTGATCGACTGGCACCGTCGCCACGGTCTGATCACCGACTGACCCCGATGAGTTACGAGAACCTGCTGTACGAAACGCGCGGCCCGCTGGCGCTGATCACCATCAACCGCCCGGCCAAGCTGAACGCCATTTCGCTGGGCACGGTGGACGAGCTGCACGTGGCCATCGCCGCCGCGGCGGATGATCCGGCGGTGCGGGTCATCGCCATCACCGGCGCCGGGGACAAGGCCTTTGCCGCCGGCTCGGACCTGGCCGAGGTGGTGCATCGCGATCTGAACAAGGCGCTGGAACCGATCATGCAGGGCGTGGCCGAGCGCCTGGAGCGGTGTCCGAAGCCGACCATCGCCGCCATCAACGGCATCTGTTTCGGCGGCGGGCTGGAGGTAGCGCTGGGCTGCGATCTGCGCGTGGCCGGCCGCAATGCCCGCTTTGCCACGCCGGAGGGCAAGCTCG
This Immundisolibacter cernigliae DNA region includes the following protein-coding sequences:
- a CDS encoding flagellar basal body P-ring protein FlgI yields the protein MTAMHRLIAAVMLLALALPAGAERIKDLAGIAGVRSNQLIGYGLVVGLDGTGDQTSQTPFTIQSLRNMLAQFGVVVPPNVNPQLKNVAAVVVHSSLPAFARTGQTIDITVSSLGNAKSLRGGSLLLTPLKGADGQVYAMAQGSVAVGGLGVSGADGSKISVNVPSAGLIPGGATVEREVVSPFAAGGPLTLQLNRADFTTANRVTDAINRTLGAGTAVSRDAAAIEVQAPQDPQQRVAFVSIIENLSVDPAAAPARVVINTRTGTVVMGGDVRVSPAAVSHGSLTVTIAERADVSQPAPFSDGRTVVTPRSEIEVTEEKKPMFLFGPAVTLAQVVEAVNRVGAGPSDLVAILEALREAGALRAELVVI
- the flgH gene encoding flagellar basal body L-ring protein FlgH, with amino-acid sequence MTRIAFVLMATALLAGCAGFEHKPDPHYAASYPEPTAPVPAVPSGSIYQAAYQPGATLYLFEDVKPRRVGDVLTVVLDEETSASKAAKTGTDKKNSTDISNPTLLGSPVEFSTPGFLPLASHSGNGLGTSLEADRSFSGSGNASQSNRLSGSVTVTVAQVLANGNLVIRGEKWLKLNQGEEYVQISGIVRPADIRPNNTVLSTQVADARIAYTGKGAINDANVMGWLARFFSSALFPF
- the flgG gene encoding flagellar basal-body rod protein FlgG, with the protein product MNQALWIAKTGLDAQQTRMEVVSNNIANVSTTGFKRERAVFEDLLYQNISQVGASSTQDTQLPSGFSIGTGVRVVATEKLHSQGNLTNTGNPLDMAVQGKGFFQILMPDGSLAYTRDGSFQVNQDGQLVTSSGYQVQPAITVPEGAQSITVGSDGTVSVLLPGSAAATQVGSLQLTNFINPAGLQAIGQNLLLESGSSGAPQTGTPGLNGLGTLMQGSVESSNVNIAEELVNMIETQRAYEMNSKAIQSADQMLQFVTNNL
- a CDS encoding flagellar basal body rod protein FlgF, giving the protein MDRLVYIASATAARLETAQAVAANNLANASTTGFKADLLASRAALLQGDGWDSRVYAPVTGVGLDASAGAVNPTGRDLDLAIDGQGALAVQAADGTEAYTRAGNLRVSAGGLLETANGLPVLGDGGPLLIPPYQSISIGRDGTVSVVPDGQGPEAQAVVGRIKLVNPPPDSLQKGGDGTLRPADGGTLPADAAVRLTPGALEGSNVSAVGAMVQMIETSRQYELQVRLMQAAEKADQASSRLLSLNG
- the flgE gene encoding flagellar hook protein FlgE, encoding MAFETAISGLNAATTQLDIASNNIANVNTNGFKQSRAEFSDIFTGSNLGVSSLAVSRGVRTAAINQQFDQGNIKSTNNNFDLAISGGGFFMLDDDGGTVYSRAGAFGVDRSGFVTNSASQKLMAFQVDAAGLPAGTPLPLQIDTSDVAPNASSSVMVGVNLRAAAPTIPLPFDPTVAGSYTNSSSMTFYDSLGNSHDGVLYFVKTAPNTYATHLLLDGTEVTPSAGGTITFGTDGKIATPATGQIAYAPTTVAGAADMNLTLNYAGGTPTTQYGDTYSVNALDQDGYSTGRLATISIDETGRVFARYTNGQSRLQGQVALANFANSQGLRQAGNNAWVETFASGIPLVGTGGSARLGVIQSGALEDSNVNLTEELVKLIMAQRNFQANAQVIQTEDSVTQSLINMR
- a CDS encoding flagellar hook assembly protein FlgD — protein: MNAADSLTAAGLRSSDTLAPPKERRTVLNQEDFMTLLSTQLKFQDPSKPMEANEMVAQMAQLSMMTGISDLKDQLAGLSQSLTSSRASQAAQLVGREVLLDGEAMLLPLGGPLTGAVNLPANAADLKLSIYDPAGRLVRQVTLGPQPAGIVRFAWDGSLPDGTNAAPGQYRVFADPGTGESVPTLAAGRVDSVLLGSDGQGVQLVVDGYGLTDLGAVKQVM
- the flgC gene encoding flagellar basal body rod protein FlgC; translated protein: MSDFRMFGTLGSALAAQTVRLNTVASNLANADQAAGSTDAAYRARVPVFAAVLDQAQRDGSTVGVQVRGVAVSDEPPRVEYQPGHPLADAQGYVYYSNVRPVEQMADMISASRSYEGAAQALGTVQELIQRTLRLGEGA
- the flgB gene encoding flagellar basal body rod protein FlgB is translated as MANLIDQAFGTHATALQLRAERAQLLAANLANADTPGFKARDIDFKQALASAQGGAGPLVTTQANHLASLDAGASTKALYRTPLQPSLDGNTVDVATEQAAFGENSNRYLASLTFLNGRIRGLMTALRGE
- the flgA gene encoding flagellar basal body P-ring formation chaperone FlgA — translated: MQRPNRPAATRPLALVLLLCSASASAVQAPSTLVDAARRAALAAAREAGVNNPTATVANPDPRLRLANCPAPLAAKLTGQTRLPGRAVVRVACPGAPGWAVHLPVSVQAKADVLVAARPLPRGHRIQASDLRRQTLELGALNGQYLLDESAALGQALRRGIASGERLAPALLQAPVLVRRGDPVMMQLQSDNFVIHANGRAMASGGAGERIAVENLSSKRVVHGTVTGDGRVTVEF
- the flgM gene encoding flagellar biosynthesis anti-sigma factor FlgM, with the protein product MEIGPTSATADIHKADAAPARPLPAGSAPAAPQPAADDSVDLTDGARQLQDLQAAVAATPVVDSVRVAALRDAIANGSYRVDAQAIADGLLAQDRAALG
- a CDS encoding flagella synthesis protein FlgN, whose translation is MPTPAAPTGHDLLGTLVGLLEQEYAALRQADAAAVVSIAERKRALTGTLASLGLPAGDASLPAPTAELARRCHDLNRRNGELLHLQQSMLTRAMRVLSGNDAGPTVYGARGQTQTHPGGRHIASV
- the cysQ gene encoding 3'(2'),5'-bisphosphate nucleotidase CysQ, whose protein sequence is MVSSTDLAGLLPVVIDIAHRAAGAILEVYDGEFTVEHKDDRSPLTAADRAAHGVIVAALEALTPQWPVLSEESVAVPYTQRRAWQCYWLVDPLDGTREFVKRNGEFTVNIALIDAGRPVLGVVQVPVRGEVYAAAEGAGACHVSATGERRALQVSTYRGGPLRVVASRSHASPELAQLLDALPGHRIVSIGSSLKICLVAAGEADFYPRHGPTSEWDTAAAQCVLEQAGGQLTDFRLQPLRYNKESLLNVPFLAFGAGERPWQAALENG
- a CDS encoding GFA family protein codes for the protein MLLEASCHCGAVRFSVESHAPYPYMHCYCSICRKTQGGGGFAINLHAEADSLKVEGREHVGVYRAFMDHPVRSERSPGERHFCRECASALWVWDPRWPELLHPFASCIDTPLPAPPERCHIMLDSKPAWVPVPAETAADRHFPDYPDEALIDWHRRHGLITD
- a CDS encoding enoyl-CoA hydratase/isomerase family protein, whose amino-acid sequence is MSYENLLYETRGPLALITINRPAKLNAISLGTVDELHVAIAAAADDPAVRVIAITGAGDKAFAAGSDLAEVVHRDLNKALEPIMQGVAERLERCPKPTIAAINGICFGGGLEVALGCDLRVAGRNARFATPEGKLGIIPGGGATQRLPRLVGRAWALDMLLMGEPIDAERALHIGLVTRLVDDADLLPTVQRMAEHLASFAPLVPRYMKAMVHAGMEGSLAAGLAMEKFAQAGLCETADKKEGLAAFMQKRPPKWTGR